A single Triticum dicoccoides isolate Atlit2015 ecotype Zavitan chromosome 2A, WEW_v2.0, whole genome shotgun sequence DNA region contains:
- the LOC119352612 gene encoding polycomb group protein EMF2B-like isoform X2 produces MCRQPSTLELSPDEQLAAEETFKLYCKPVELCNVIQKRALDNPAFLQRCLHYMIQANRKKRIQLTVSLSRGTNTDHNIFPLYVLLATPTSDSIPLEGHSPIYRFSRACLLTSFTEFASKDHNKATFTIPDVKNIAATSRACNLSIILIRCDSEGQVGENNCSGDHVEASALRKFEGKCFWGKIPINLLGSSLENCVTLNLGHTVELASTVTMNPSFLEPKFLEQDSCLTFCSHKINATGSYQLQVGISVQEAGARDMSESPYNSYSYSDVPPSSLRHIIRLRAGNVIFNFKYYNNTMQKTEVTEDFACAFCLVKCGSYKGLGCHLNSTHDLFHFEFWISEECQAVNVSLKADAWKMELVGKGVDPRHQTFSYCSRLKMRRRRSLATVENISPVHPHIMDSGSPEDAQAGSSKDEFVQREDDNNSVAPDSAEHDHSLNGSNLTPPTVLEFGKTRKLSAERSDPRNRQLLQKRQFFHSHRAQPMAVEQVLSDHDSEDEVDDDIADLEDRRMLADFLDVTKDEKLIMHMWNSFIRKQRVLADGHIPWACEGFSRLHGPQLVQNPPLLWCWRLVMIKLWNHSLLDARAMNTCNTILEGYQPNNKMF; encoded by the exons ATGTGCCGTCAACCGTCGACACTTGAGCTGTCTCCAGATGAGCAGCTTGCTGCTGAAGAAACCTTCAAGTTGTACTGCAAGCCAGTTGAGCTCTGCAATGTTATCCAAAAACGAGCCCTTGATAAT CCCGCTTTTCTGCAAAGATGCCTCCATTACATGATACAGGCAAACCGCAAAAAGAG GATTCAACTAACTGTATCCCTTTCTCGAGGCACAAATACTGACCACAACATCTTCCCCCTTTATGTTTTGTTAGCTACACCTACTAGTGATAGCATCCCACTTGAAGGG CATTCTCCGATATATCGATTCAGTCGTGCCTGTTTGCTTACGTCATTCACTGAATTTGCTAGTAAAGACCACAACAAAGCCACATTCACAATTCCAGACGTCAAGAATATAGCAGCAACCTCCCGAGCTTGCAACCTCAGCATTATCCTTATCCGCTGTG ATTCAGAAGGGCAGGTTGGAGAAAATAACTGCTCTGGGGACCATGTGGAAGCATCTGCTCTCCGAA AGTTTGAAGGGAAATGTTTCTGGGGTAAAATACCAATTAATTTACTTGGTTCGTCGTTGGAGAATTGCGTGACTTTAAATTTGGGACATACTGTGGAGTTGGCTTCTACAGTTACTATGAACCCAAGCTTCTTAGAG CCAAAATTTCTGGAGCAGGACAGTTGCTTGACATTTTGCTCTCATAAGATTAATGCTACG GGTTCATATCAACTCCAAGTTGGCATATCCGTTCAAGAGGCTGGTGCAAGAGACATGTCTGAATCTCCGTATAATAGTTACTCATACAGTGATGTCCCACCTTCATCATTACGTCATATTATAAG GTTAAGAGCTGGTAATGTGATTTTCAACTTCAAGTACTACAACAATACTATGCAAAAGACTGAAG TCACCGAAGATTTTGCTTGCGCCTTTtgcttggtaaagtgtggaagctACAAG GGCCTGGGGTGTCACTTGAACTCAACGCATGACCTATTCCACTTTGAGTTTTGG ATATCTGAAGAATGCCAGGCTGTTAATGTTAGTCTGAAGGCTGATGCCTGGAAAATGGAG CTTGTGGGCAAGGGAGTTGATCCAAGACATCAAACATTTTCCTACTG CTCAAGGCTTAAGATGCGTCGTCGAAGGTCGCTAGCCACAGTTGAGAATATAAGCCCCGTACATCCACATATCATGGATTCAGGTTCACCTGAAGATGCCCAGGCAGGGTCGTCTAAAGACGAGTTTGTTCAGAGGGAAGATG ATAATAATTCAGTAGCACCCGATTCTGCCGAGCATGATCACTCATTAAATGGTAGCAATCTTACACCACCGACAGTACTAGAGTTTGGGAAGACAAGGAAACTATCTGCGGAGCGAAGTGATCCCAGAAA CCGACAACTTCTGCAGAAACGTCAGTTCTTCCATTCTCACAGGGCACAG CCAATGGCAGTGGAACAAGTTTTGTCAGATCATGACAGCGAGGATGAAGTTGACGATGACATTGCCGACTTGGAAGATAGACGG ATGCTTGCTGATTTTCTTGATGTCACGAAAGATGAGAAGCTTATTATGCATATGTGGAATTCATTTATTCGGAAACAAAG GGTGCTAGCTGATGGGCATATACCTTGGGCCTGTGAGGGCTTCTCCCGGCTTCATGGACCGCAGCTTGTACAAAACCCTCCTCTGCTCTG GTGCTGGCGTTTGGTGATGATTAAGCTGTGGAACCACAGCCTGCTGGATGCGCGCGCCATGAACACATGCAACACCATTCTTGAGGGATACCAACCCAACAACAAGATGTTTTAA
- the LOC119352612 gene encoding polycomb group protein EMF2B-like isoform X1, translating to MCRQPSTLELSPDEQLAAEETFKLYCKPVELCNVIQKRALDNPAFLQRCLHYMIQANRKKRIQLTVSLSRGTNTDHNIFPLYVLLATPTSDSIPLEGHSPIYRFSRACLLTSFTEFASKDHNKATFTIPDVKNIAATSRACNLSIILIRCVSDSEGQVGENNCSGDHVEASALRKFEGKCFWGKIPINLLGSSLENCVTLNLGHTVELASTVTMNPSFLEPKFLEQDSCLTFCSHKINATGSYQLQVGISVQEAGARDMSESPYNSYSYSDVPPSSLRHIIRLRAGNVIFNFKYYNNTMQKTEVTEDFACAFCLVKCGSYKGLGCHLNSTHDLFHFEFWISEECQAVNVSLKADAWKMELVGKGVDPRHQTFSYCSRLKMRRRRSLATVENISPVHPHIMDSGSPEDAQAGSSKDEFVQREDDNNSVAPDSAEHDHSLNGSNLTPPTVLEFGKTRKLSAERSDPRNRQLLQKRQFFHSHRAQPMAVEQVLSDHDSEDEVDDDIADLEDRRMLADFLDVTKDEKLIMHMWNSFIRKQRVLADGHIPWACEGFSRLHGPQLVQNPPLLWCWRLVMIKLWNHSLLDARAMNTCNTILEGYQPNNKMF from the exons ATGTGCCGTCAACCGTCGACACTTGAGCTGTCTCCAGATGAGCAGCTTGCTGCTGAAGAAACCTTCAAGTTGTACTGCAAGCCAGTTGAGCTCTGCAATGTTATCCAAAAACGAGCCCTTGATAAT CCCGCTTTTCTGCAAAGATGCCTCCATTACATGATACAGGCAAACCGCAAAAAGAG GATTCAACTAACTGTATCCCTTTCTCGAGGCACAAATACTGACCACAACATCTTCCCCCTTTATGTTTTGTTAGCTACACCTACTAGTGATAGCATCCCACTTGAAGGG CATTCTCCGATATATCGATTCAGTCGTGCCTGTTTGCTTACGTCATTCACTGAATTTGCTAGTAAAGACCACAACAAAGCCACATTCACAATTCCAGACGTCAAGAATATAGCAGCAACCTCCCGAGCTTGCAACCTCAGCATTATCCTTATCCGCTGTG TTTCAGATTCAGAAGGGCAGGTTGGAGAAAATAACTGCTCTGGGGACCATGTGGAAGCATCTGCTCTCCGAA AGTTTGAAGGGAAATGTTTCTGGGGTAAAATACCAATTAATTTACTTGGTTCGTCGTTGGAGAATTGCGTGACTTTAAATTTGGGACATACTGTGGAGTTGGCTTCTACAGTTACTATGAACCCAAGCTTCTTAGAG CCAAAATTTCTGGAGCAGGACAGTTGCTTGACATTTTGCTCTCATAAGATTAATGCTACG GGTTCATATCAACTCCAAGTTGGCATATCCGTTCAAGAGGCTGGTGCAAGAGACATGTCTGAATCTCCGTATAATAGTTACTCATACAGTGATGTCCCACCTTCATCATTACGTCATATTATAAG GTTAAGAGCTGGTAATGTGATTTTCAACTTCAAGTACTACAACAATACTATGCAAAAGACTGAAG TCACCGAAGATTTTGCTTGCGCCTTTtgcttggtaaagtgtggaagctACAAG GGCCTGGGGTGTCACTTGAACTCAACGCATGACCTATTCCACTTTGAGTTTTGG ATATCTGAAGAATGCCAGGCTGTTAATGTTAGTCTGAAGGCTGATGCCTGGAAAATGGAG CTTGTGGGCAAGGGAGTTGATCCAAGACATCAAACATTTTCCTACTG CTCAAGGCTTAAGATGCGTCGTCGAAGGTCGCTAGCCACAGTTGAGAATATAAGCCCCGTACATCCACATATCATGGATTCAGGTTCACCTGAAGATGCCCAGGCAGGGTCGTCTAAAGACGAGTTTGTTCAGAGGGAAGATG ATAATAATTCAGTAGCACCCGATTCTGCCGAGCATGATCACTCATTAAATGGTAGCAATCTTACACCACCGACAGTACTAGAGTTTGGGAAGACAAGGAAACTATCTGCGGAGCGAAGTGATCCCAGAAA CCGACAACTTCTGCAGAAACGTCAGTTCTTCCATTCTCACAGGGCACAG CCAATGGCAGTGGAACAAGTTTTGTCAGATCATGACAGCGAGGATGAAGTTGACGATGACATTGCCGACTTGGAAGATAGACGG ATGCTTGCTGATTTTCTTGATGTCACGAAAGATGAGAAGCTTATTATGCATATGTGGAATTCATTTATTCGGAAACAAAG GGTGCTAGCTGATGGGCATATACCTTGGGCCTGTGAGGGCTTCTCCCGGCTTCATGGACCGCAGCTTGTACAAAACCCTCCTCTGCTCTG GTGCTGGCGTTTGGTGATGATTAAGCTGTGGAACCACAGCCTGCTGGATGCGCGCGCCATGAACACATGCAACACCATTCTTGAGGGATACCAACCCAACAACAAGATGTTTTAA
- the LOC119352612 gene encoding polycomb group protein EMF2B-like isoform X3, producing MSSLLLKKPSSCTASQLSSAMLSKNEPLIMYCTIYPAFLQRCLHYMIQANRKKRIQLTVSLSRGTNTDHNIFPLYVLLATPTSDSIPLEGHSPIYRFSRACLLTSFTEFASKDHNKATFTIPDVKNIAATSRACNLSIILIRCVSDSEGQVGENNCSGDHVEASALRKFEGKCFWGKIPINLLGSSLENCVTLNLGHTVELASTVTMNPSFLEPKFLEQDSCLTFCSHKINATGSYQLQVGISVQEAGARDMSESPYNSYSYSDVPPSSLRHIIRLRAGNVIFNFKYYNNTMQKTEVTEDFACAFCLVKCGSYKGLGCHLNSTHDLFHFEFWISEECQAVNVSLKADAWKMELVGKGVDPRHQTFSYCSRLKMRRRRSLATVENISPVHPHIMDSGSPEDAQAGSSKDEFVQREDDNNSVAPDSAEHDHSLNGSNLTPPTVLEFGKTRKLSAERSDPRNRQLLQKRQFFHSHRAQPMAVEQVLSDHDSEDEVDDDIADLEDRRMLADFLDVTKDEKLIMHMWNSFIRKQRVLADGHIPWACEGFSRLHGPQLVQNPPLLWCWRLVMIKLWNHSLLDARAMNTCNTILEGYQPNNKMF from the exons ATGAGCAGCTTGCTGCTGAAGAAACCTTCAAGTTGTACTGCAAGCCAGTTGAGCTCTGCAATGTTATCCAAAAACGAGCCCTTGATAATGTATTGTACTATATAT CCCGCTTTTCTGCAAAGATGCCTCCATTACATGATACAGGCAAACCGCAAAAAGAG GATTCAACTAACTGTATCCCTTTCTCGAGGCACAAATACTGACCACAACATCTTCCCCCTTTATGTTTTGTTAGCTACACCTACTAGTGATAGCATCCCACTTGAAGGG CATTCTCCGATATATCGATTCAGTCGTGCCTGTTTGCTTACGTCATTCACTGAATTTGCTAGTAAAGACCACAACAAAGCCACATTCACAATTCCAGACGTCAAGAATATAGCAGCAACCTCCCGAGCTTGCAACCTCAGCATTATCCTTATCCGCTGTG TTTCAGATTCAGAAGGGCAGGTTGGAGAAAATAACTGCTCTGGGGACCATGTGGAAGCATCTGCTCTCCGAA AGTTTGAAGGGAAATGTTTCTGGGGTAAAATACCAATTAATTTACTTGGTTCGTCGTTGGAGAATTGCGTGACTTTAAATTTGGGACATACTGTGGAGTTGGCTTCTACAGTTACTATGAACCCAAGCTTCTTAGAG CCAAAATTTCTGGAGCAGGACAGTTGCTTGACATTTTGCTCTCATAAGATTAATGCTACG GGTTCATATCAACTCCAAGTTGGCATATCCGTTCAAGAGGCTGGTGCAAGAGACATGTCTGAATCTCCGTATAATAGTTACTCATACAGTGATGTCCCACCTTCATCATTACGTCATATTATAAG GTTAAGAGCTGGTAATGTGATTTTCAACTTCAAGTACTACAACAATACTATGCAAAAGACTGAAG TCACCGAAGATTTTGCTTGCGCCTTTtgcttggtaaagtgtggaagctACAAG GGCCTGGGGTGTCACTTGAACTCAACGCATGACCTATTCCACTTTGAGTTTTGG ATATCTGAAGAATGCCAGGCTGTTAATGTTAGTCTGAAGGCTGATGCCTGGAAAATGGAG CTTGTGGGCAAGGGAGTTGATCCAAGACATCAAACATTTTCCTACTG CTCAAGGCTTAAGATGCGTCGTCGAAGGTCGCTAGCCACAGTTGAGAATATAAGCCCCGTACATCCACATATCATGGATTCAGGTTCACCTGAAGATGCCCAGGCAGGGTCGTCTAAAGACGAGTTTGTTCAGAGGGAAGATG ATAATAATTCAGTAGCACCCGATTCTGCCGAGCATGATCACTCATTAAATGGTAGCAATCTTACACCACCGACAGTACTAGAGTTTGGGAAGACAAGGAAACTATCTGCGGAGCGAAGTGATCCCAGAAA CCGACAACTTCTGCAGAAACGTCAGTTCTTCCATTCTCACAGGGCACAG CCAATGGCAGTGGAACAAGTTTTGTCAGATCATGACAGCGAGGATGAAGTTGACGATGACATTGCCGACTTGGAAGATAGACGG ATGCTTGCTGATTTTCTTGATGTCACGAAAGATGAGAAGCTTATTATGCATATGTGGAATTCATTTATTCGGAAACAAAG GGTGCTAGCTGATGGGCATATACCTTGGGCCTGTGAGGGCTTCTCCCGGCTTCATGGACCGCAGCTTGTACAAAACCCTCCTCTGCTCTG GTGCTGGCGTTTGGTGATGATTAAGCTGTGGAACCACAGCCTGCTGGATGCGCGCGCCATGAACACATGCAACACCATTCTTGAGGGATACCAACCCAACAACAAGATGTTTTAA
- the LOC119352611 gene encoding ethylene receptor 2-like, translated as MVEPMAARAMRPFPCCLISLLLLLLLLLPPLPLSRAATGDFSHCGGCDDADEGSLWSTDNILQCQKVSDFLIATAYFSIPLELLYFTTCSDLFPLKWIVLQFGAFIVLCGLTHLINVFTYEPHSFHLVLALTVAKFLTALVSFATAITLLTLIPQLLRVKVRENFLRIKARELDQEVGKMKRQEEASWHVRMLTQEIRKSLDRHTILYITMVELSKTLHLQNCAVWMPNEARTHMILTHHLREREITESHSGSIPISDPDVVEIKATRGAKVLGEGSALGTASRCNPEAGAAVAAIRMPMLRVSNFKGGTPEMMETSYAILVLVLPEDGSLGWGEQELEIVEVIADQVAVALSHAAVLEESQLMREKLAQQHRDLLQAKHEAVMATEARNSFQSAMYDGMRRPMHSVLGLVSMMQQESMNPEQRLVMDAIVKTTSVASTLMNDVMQTSTMDREHLSLVRRPFSLHSLIKEAVSVVRCLCGSKGVDFEFQVENSLPERVVGDEKRVFHIVLHMVGTLINQCRAGCLSLYVNSYNEMDERHNNQDWMLLRRANFSAGYVCVKFEIRIKKSRNSLLDASASQISQEPNASSSEMGLSFNMCKKIVQMMNGNIWSVSDPEGLRETVMLALQFQMQHVTPVSGASSDLYRLSPIPNFNGLHVLLVDGDDTNRAVTHKLLEKLGCRVFSVSSGIQCMTSFAGGESSFQLVLLDLTMHTMDGFEVALAIRKFRSNSWPPLIVALAASSDDNVRDRCQRSGINGLLQKPVTLAALGDEVYRVLQHN; from the exons ATGGTAGAGCCCATGGCAGCAAGAGCAATGCGGCCCTTCCCATGCTGCCTCAtctcactgctgctgctgctgctgctgctgctgccgccgctgccgctgtcgCGAGCTGCCACCGGCGATTTCAGCCACTGCGGTGGCTGCGACGACGCCGACGAGGGCAGCCTCTGGAGCACGGACAACATCCTGCAGTGCCAGAAAGTCAGCGACTTCCTCATCGCCACCGCCTACTTCTCCATCCCGCTCGAGCTGCTCTACTTCACCACCTGCTCCGACCTCTTCCCCCTCAAGTGGATCGTCCTGCAGTTCGGCGCCTTCATCGTCCTCTGCGGCCTCACCCACCTCATCAACGTCTTCACCTACGAGCCCCACTCCTTCCACCTCGTCCTCGCCCTCACCGTCGCCAAGTTCCTCACCGCCCTCGTCTCCTTCGCCACCGCCATCACGCTGCTCACCCTCATACCGCAGCTGCTCAGGGTCAAGGTCAGGGAGAACTTCCTCAGGATCAAGGCAAGGGAGCTGGACCAGGAGGTGGGCAAGATGAAGAGGCAGGAGGAGGCCAGCTGGCACGTGCGTATGCTCACCCAGGAGATCCGCAAGTCCCTCGACAGGCACACTATCCTCTACATAACCATGGTCGAGCTCTCCAAGACCCTGCACCTGCAGAACTGCGCCGTCTGGATGCCCAACGAGGCCAGGACCCACATGATCCTCACGCATCATCTCAGAGAAAGGGAGATAACTGAGTCGCACAGCGGCTCCATTCCTATCTCTGACCCGGACGTGGTTGAAATAAAGGCGACGAGGGGCGCCAAGGTCCTCGGGGAAGGGTCGGCGCTAGGGACTGCCAGCAGGTGCAATCCTGAGGCAGGGGCTGCGGTCGCTGCGATACGGATGCCGATGCTAAGGGTGTCCAATTTCAAAGGAGGCACCCCGGAAATGATGGAAACGAGCTATGCTATTCTGGTCTTGGTCTTACCCGAGGACGGTTCCCTAGGGTGGGGTGAGCAGGAGCTGGAGATTGTCGAAGTGATCGCCGATCAAGTGGCGGTCGCGCTCTCGCATGCTGCTGTTCTTGAGGAGTCGCAGCTGATGCGAGAGAAGCTTGCTCAGCAGCACAGGGACTTGCTTCAGGCAAAGCATGAGGCTGTGATGGCAACTGAAGCCAGGAATTCCTTTCAGAGTGCCATGTATGACGGGATGCGCAGACCGATGCACTCGGTCCTTGGTCTCGTCTCGATGATGCAGCAGGAAAGCATGAATCCAGAGCAAAGGCTCGTGATGGACGCCATCGTCAAGACAACCAGTGTTGCCTCGACGTTGATGAATGATGTCATGCAAACATCGACGATGGACCGTGAGCACTTATCTCTGGTGAGGAGGCCCTTCAGCCTCCACTCCTTGATTAAGGAAGCGGTCAGCGTTGTAAGGTGTCTGTGTGGCTCCAAGGGGGTTGATTTCGAGTTTCAAGTGGAGAATTCTTTGCCCGAAAGGGTCGTTGGCGACGAGAAGAGGGTTTTCCATATTGTCTTGCACATGGTAGGCACTCTGATAAATCAATGCCGTGCGGGCTGCCTCTCTTTGTATGTGAATAGTTACAACGAGATGGATGAGAGGCATAATAATCAGGACTGGATGCTGCTGCGAAGAGCAAACTTTTCTGCCGGATATGTGTGTGTCAAGTTTGAGATTAGGATTAAAAAATCCAGAAACAGCCTTTTGGATGCGTCTGCCAGCCAAATAAGTCAAGAGCCGAACGCTAGCAGTTCGGAGATGGGCCTTAGCTTCAACATGTGCAAGAAGATTGTGCAG ATGATGAATGGTAATATCTGGTCCGTATCAGACCCAGAAGGGTTGAGAGAGACGGTCATGCTGGCTCTCCAGTTCCAGATGCAACATGTGACCCCTGTCTCAGGAGCATCCTCGGACCTATACCGGTTATCACCGATCCCCAACTTCAACGGGCTCCATGTCCTCCTGGTGGACGGTGATGACACCAACCGAGCAGTCACCCACAAGCTCCTGGAAAAGCTTGGGTGCCGAGTCTTTTCGGTCAGCTCGGGCATCCAGTGCATGACCTCCTTTGCGGGCGGCGAGTCGTCCTTCCAGCTGGTGCTTCTGGACCTGACGATGCACACGATGGACGGGTTCGAGGTGGCCCTCGCGATCCGCAAGTTCAGGAGCAACAGCTGGCCGCCACTGATCGTGGCCCTCGCGGCGAGCTCGGACGACAACGTCCGGGACCGGTGCCAGCGGTCAGGGATAAACGGTCTGCTCCAGAAGCCCGTCACGTTGGCGGCCCTGGGGGATGAAGTGTATAGAGTCCTTCAGCACAACTGA